In Streptomyces sp. NBC_01439, the following are encoded in one genomic region:
- the scy gene encoding polarized growth protein Scy — protein sequence MRGYESQESHQAEADHLSRFEAEMERLKKERGKAVQHAEDLGYQVEVLRAKLHEVRRALASRPAYDGADMGYQAEQLLRNAQIQADQMRSDAERELRDARAQTQRILQEHAEHQARLQAELHAEAVNRRQRLDQELGERRQTVEAHVNENVAWAEQLRARTESQARRLMEESRAEAEQSLNAARAEAARIAEETRRRMAGDAETARAEAEATLLRARKEAERLLTAASAQAQEASEHAERLRSTTSAEAEHTRQQTLDLGRIAESRVQEADSALRGARAEAEKLLAEAKESATRQLTSAESVNEQRTRTAKEQVARLVGEATKEAEALKAEAEQVLADARADAERQRTEAGEQARTAAAEDMAAQLAKAARTAEDVLNKASEDARATTRAASEEAERIRREAETEADRLRLQAAATADELKGAAKDDTEEYRARTVELQSEARRLRGEAEQLRAEAVAEGERIRGEARREAVQQIEEAARTAEELLGKAKADADELRGGATAESERVRAEAVERAGMLRKQAEETLERTRAEAERLRTEAEEQAEGVRAEADAAAAARRQETEQALAAKRAEADEELVRLHTEAETRLTTAEQTLRDARGAAENIRRETTEENDRLRAEAAERIRTLQAQSEVEADQLRTEAAQDAGRVRAEAEQSAVRLRGEAEAEAERVRSEAQETADRLRAEAKAAAERVAEEAAEALAAAQEEAARRRRESEETLASARTDADNERAQAREQSEELLAQARKRSEEAQAEAVWLTEEAERRASEVVSAAEATAQQVRDSVAGLHEQAEEEIAGLRNAAEHAAERTKTEAEEEAGRVRSDAYAERERATEDANRVRSEARAETDAAKALAERTVAEAIAEAEQLRSDTAEYAQRVRTEATDALASSERDASRTRADARADANRIRGEAAESLEASRAEGARITAEATAEAERITAEAAEAAEAVRTEAANSLDEARAEGNRLRTEAAEQVDRLISEAAAEADRLTDETRAANAATVGEATLEAERLTTAATRLKAQAAETLASAERDAARIMVDSRAEGDRLIDETRVANAATVGEATAEADRLRAEAAQVLDEARAEGGRIIGEATAEADRVTAAANETLAGAERDAEQTLDEARAEANRLRTEAAEQADRLVTEAISETEKLTEQTRKDNERTVGEAAGEAERLRADASEALSSAQEHATRTRSEAERVKAQAAAEAERTRSEARAESERLLDEAREAANKRRTEAAEQVDRLITEAAAEADKLTADAQKQALAATTAAEEQADAMVDAARKEAVRITSEATVEGNSMVEKARTDANELLVGARTDAAAIRERAEELRGRVEGEVEELHERARRESAEQMKSAGERVDKLVRAATEQSVEAEAKAKELVSDASSEASKVRIAAVRKAEALLKEAEQKKAELAREAESALAEAKAEAERLVEEGRRELEVLVRRRQDIQGEISRVQDVLEALESFEAPSGGGKPAVGSQGTGGVKAGVTAGSTRSGGKSSEG from the coding sequence GTGCGGGGCTACGAAAGCCAGGAGAGCCATCAGGCCGAGGCCGACCATCTCTCGCGCTTCGAGGCCGAGATGGAGCGGCTGAAGAAGGAGCGCGGGAAGGCCGTCCAGCACGCTGAGGACCTGGGGTACCAGGTCGAGGTGTTGCGGGCCAAGCTTCACGAGGTACGACGCGCTCTTGCGTCCCGACCCGCCTACGACGGCGCGGACATGGGGTACCAAGCGGAGCAGCTGCTCCGCAATGCCCAGATCCAGGCCGACCAGATGCGTTCCGACGCGGAGCGCGAGCTCCGTGACGCCCGGGCCCAGACCCAGCGCATCCTCCAGGAGCACGCCGAGCACCAGGCGCGCCTGCAGGCCGAGCTGCACGCCGAGGCCGTCAACCGCCGCCAGCGCCTGGACCAGGAGCTGGGCGAGCGGCGCCAGACCGTCGAGGCCCACGTCAACGAGAACGTGGCCTGGGCCGAGCAGTTGCGCGCCCGTACGGAGTCCCAGGCCCGCCGGCTCATGGAGGAGTCCCGCGCCGAGGCCGAGCAGTCGCTGAACGCCGCCCGCGCGGAAGCCGCCCGGATCGCCGAGGAGACCCGGCGCCGGATGGCCGGGGACGCCGAGACCGCTCGTGCGGAGGCCGAGGCCACGCTGCTGCGCGCCCGCAAGGAGGCCGAGCGGCTGCTGACCGCCGCGTCCGCGCAGGCCCAGGAGGCCAGTGAGCACGCGGAACGGCTGCGCTCCACCACCAGCGCCGAGGCCGAGCACACCCGCCAGCAGACCCTGGACCTCGGCCGGATCGCCGAATCCCGCGTGCAGGAAGCCGATTCCGCGCTGCGCGGGGCCCGCGCGGAGGCGGAGAAGCTCCTCGCGGAGGCGAAGGAGAGCGCCACCCGGCAGCTGACGTCGGCGGAGTCGGTCAACGAGCAGCGCACCCGCACCGCCAAGGAGCAGGTCGCCCGGCTGGTCGGCGAGGCCACCAAGGAGGCCGAGGCCCTCAAGGCGGAGGCCGAGCAGGTCCTGGCCGACGCCCGCGCGGACGCCGAGCGGCAGCGCACCGAGGCCGGCGAGCAGGCCCGTACGGCTGCGGCCGAGGACATGGCGGCGCAGCTGGCGAAGGCCGCCCGCACCGCCGAGGACGTACTGAACAAGGCCTCGGAGGACGCCCGGGCCACCACCCGGGCCGCGTCCGAGGAGGCCGAGCGGATCCGCCGCGAGGCCGAGACCGAGGCCGACCGGCTGCGCCTGCAGGCGGCGGCCACGGCCGACGAGCTCAAGGGCGCGGCGAAGGACGACACCGAGGAGTACCGGGCCCGTACGGTCGAGCTCCAGTCGGAGGCCCGGCGGCTGCGCGGCGAGGCCGAGCAGCTGCGCGCCGAGGCCGTCGCCGAGGGCGAGCGGATCCGCGGCGAGGCCCGCCGTGAGGCCGTCCAGCAGATCGAGGAGGCGGCCCGGACCGCCGAGGAACTGCTCGGCAAGGCCAAGGCGGACGCCGACGAGCTGCGCGGCGGCGCGACCGCCGAGAGCGAGCGGGTGCGCGCCGAGGCCGTGGAGCGGGCCGGCATGCTGCGCAAGCAGGCCGAGGAGACCCTGGAGCGGACCCGCGCCGAGGCCGAGCGGCTGCGCACCGAGGCCGAGGAGCAGGCCGAGGGCGTACGGGCCGAGGCGGACGCGGCTGCCGCCGCCCGGCGCCAGGAGACCGAGCAGGCGCTGGCCGCCAAGCGGGCGGAGGCCGACGAGGAGCTCGTACGGCTGCACACGGAGGCCGAGACCCGGCTGACGACGGCCGAGCAGACGCTGCGTGACGCCCGTGGTGCGGCGGAGAACATCCGCCGGGAGACCACGGAGGAGAACGACCGGCTGCGTGCCGAGGCGGCGGAGCGGATCCGCACGCTGCAGGCGCAGTCGGAGGTCGAGGCCGACCAGCTGCGCACCGAAGCGGCGCAGGACGCCGGCCGGGTGCGCGCCGAGGCCGAGCAGTCCGCCGTGCGCCTGCGCGGTGAGGCCGAGGCCGAGGCCGAACGGGTGCGCTCGGAGGCCCAGGAGACCGCGGACCGGCTGCGCGCGGAGGCGAAGGCCGCCGCCGAGCGGGTCGCCGAAGAGGCCGCGGAGGCGCTGGCCGCCGCACAGGAGGAGGCCGCCCGGCGCCGCCGGGAGTCCGAGGAGACCCTGGCGTCGGCACGCACCGACGCGGACAACGAGCGGGCGCAGGCCCGCGAGCAGAGCGAGGAACTGCTGGCGCAGGCCCGCAAGCGCTCCGAGGAGGCGCAGGCCGAGGCGGTCTGGCTGACCGAGGAGGCCGAGCGGCGCGCGTCGGAGGTCGTCTCTGCTGCGGAGGCCACCGCCCAGCAGGTACGGGACTCCGTGGCCGGGCTGCACGAGCAGGCCGAGGAAGAGATCGCCGGACTGCGCAACGCCGCCGAACACGCGGCGGAGCGCACGAAGACGGAGGCCGAGGAAGAGGCCGGCCGGGTCCGCAGCGACGCCTACGCGGAGCGGGAGCGGGCCACCGAGGACGCCAACCGGGTCCGCAGCGAGGCGCGGGCCGAGACGGACGCGGCAAAGGCACTGGCGGAGCGTACGGTCGCCGAGGCCATCGCCGAGGCGGAGCAGCTGCGCAGCGACACCGCCGAGTACGCGCAGCGGGTGCGTACGGAGGCCACGGACGCGCTGGCCTCCTCCGAGCGGGACGCGTCCCGGACCCGGGCCGACGCCCGGGCCGACGCGAACCGCATCCGCGGCGAGGCGGCGGAGTCCCTGGAGGCCTCCCGCGCCGAGGGCGCCCGGATCACGGCCGAGGCGACGGCGGAGGCCGAACGGATCACCGCCGAGGCGGCCGAGGCCGCCGAGGCCGTCCGCACCGAGGCCGCCAACAGCCTGGACGAGGCTCGGGCCGAGGGCAACCGGCTGCGTACCGAGGCCGCGGAGCAGGTCGACCGGCTCATCAGCGAGGCCGCGGCGGAGGCCGACCGGCTCACCGACGAGACCCGCGCCGCGAACGCGGCGACCGTCGGCGAGGCGACGCTGGAGGCCGAGCGGCTCACCACCGCGGCGACCCGGCTCAAGGCGCAGGCGGCCGAGACCCTCGCGAGCGCCGAGCGCGACGCCGCGCGGATCATGGTCGACTCGCGCGCCGAGGGCGACCGGCTGATCGACGAGACCCGCGTGGCCAACGCGGCCACCGTCGGCGAGGCCACGGCGGAGGCCGACCGGCTGCGCGCCGAGGCGGCCCAGGTGCTGGACGAAGCCCGTGCGGAGGGCGGCCGGATCATCGGCGAGGCCACCGCGGAGGCGGATCGGGTCACGGCCGCGGCGAACGAGACCCTGGCGGGCGCCGAGCGCGATGCCGAGCAGACGCTGGACGAGGCGCGCGCCGAGGCGAACCGGCTGCGCACCGAGGCGGCCGAGCAGGCGGACCGGCTCGTCACCGAGGCCATCTCCGAGACGGAGAAGCTCACCGAGCAGACCCGCAAGGACAACGAGCGCACGGTCGGCGAGGCGGCCGGCGAGGCCGAGCGGCTGCGCGCGGACGCGTCGGAGGCGCTGTCCTCGGCGCAGGAGCACGCGACCCGCACCCGGTCGGAGGCCGAGCGGGTCAAGGCCCAGGCTGCGGCCGAGGCGGAGCGCACCCGCAGCGAGGCCCGTGCCGAGTCCGAGCGGCTGCTCGACGAGGCGCGCGAGGCGGCCAACAAGCGCCGCACCGAGGCCGCGGAGCAGGTCGACCGGCTCATCACCGAGGCCGCGGCGGAAGCCGACAAGCTCACGGCCGATGCGCAGAAGCAGGCCCTCGCCGCCACCACGGCGGCCGAGGAGCAGGCCGACGCGATGGTCGACGCGGCCCGCAAGGAGGCCGTGCGGATCACCTCCGAGGCGACCGTCGAGGGCAACTCCATGGTGGAGAAGGCCCGTACGGACGCGAACGAGCTGCTGGTCGGCGCGCGCACGGACGCGGCTGCCATAAGGGAACGGGCGGAGGAGCTGCGCGGCCGCGTCGAGGGCGAGGTCGAGGAGCTGCACGAGCGGGCCCGCCGGGAGTCGGCGGAGCAGATGAAGTCGGCCGGCGAGCGCGTGGACAAGCTGGTGCGCGCGGCGACGGAGCAGAGCGTCGAGGCCGAGGCGAAGGCCAAGGAGCTGGTGTCGGACGCGAGCAGCGAGGCGAGCAAGGTGCGCATCGCGGCGGTCCGCAAGGCGGAGGCGCTCCTCAAGGAGGCCGAGCAGAAGAAGGCGGAGCTGGCCCGGGAGGCCGAGAGCGCGCTCGCCGAGGCCAAGGCGGAGGCCGAGCGCCTCGTCGAGGAGGGCCGCCGCGAGCTGGAGGTCCTCGTCCGCAGGCGGCAGGACATTCAGGGGGAGATCTCCCGTGTCCAGGACGTTCTTGAGGCGTTGGAGTCATTCGAGGCGCCTTCGGGCGGCGGAAAGCCGGCGGTCGGCAGCCAGGGCACGGGGGGCGTGAAGGCCGGAGTGACTGCGGGATCCACTCGTTCGGGTGGCAAGTCGTCGGAGGGGTAG
- a CDS encoding cellulose-binding protein, with the protein MSDTSSPFGFELVRRGYDRGQVDDRITKLVSDRDSALGRINSLEKRIEELHLETQNAQAQVTDAEPSYAGLGARVEKILRLAEEEAKDLREEARRAAEQHRELAESAAQQVRNDAESFAADRKSKAEDEGVRIVEKAKGDAATLRAEAQKDAASKREEADALFEETRAKAAQAAADFETNLAKRREQSERDLASRQAKAEKRLAEIEHRAEQLRLEAEKLRTDAERRARQTVETAQRQAEDIVADANAKADRIRSESERELAALTNRRDSINAQLTNVREMLATLTGAAVAAANPIVDDEPVTRGVPAQQSR; encoded by the coding sequence ATGAGCGACACTTCCTCCCCCTTCGGCTTCGAGCTCGTGCGGCGTGGTTACGACCGTGGTCAGGTGGACGACCGCATTACCAAGCTGGTCTCCGACCGCGACAGCGCCCTTGGACGTATCAACTCTCTGGAAAAGCGGATCGAGGAGTTGCACCTCGAAACGCAGAACGCCCAGGCCCAGGTGACCGACGCGGAGCCGTCGTACGCCGGTCTCGGCGCCCGGGTCGAGAAGATCCTGCGGCTGGCCGAGGAGGAGGCGAAGGACCTGCGCGAGGAGGCCCGTCGCGCGGCGGAGCAGCACCGTGAGCTCGCCGAGTCGGCCGCCCAGCAGGTGCGCAACGACGCCGAGTCGTTCGCGGCCGACCGCAAGTCGAAGGCGGAGGACGAGGGCGTCCGCATCGTCGAGAAGGCCAAGGGCGACGCCGCCACCCTGCGCGCCGAGGCCCAGAAGGACGCGGCCTCCAAGCGCGAGGAGGCCGACGCCCTCTTCGAGGAGACCCGCGCGAAGGCCGCCCAGGCCGCCGCGGACTTCGAGACCAACCTGGCCAAGCGCCGCGAGCAGTCCGAGCGCGACCTGGCCTCCCGTCAGGCCAAGGCGGAGAAGCGCCTCGCGGAGATCGAGCACCGCGCCGAGCAGCTGCGCCTGGAGGCCGAGAAGCTGCGTACGGACGCCGAGCGCCGGGCCCGGCAGACCGTGGAGACCGCGCAGCGCCAGGCCGAGGACATCGTGGCCGACGCCAACGCCAAGGCGGACCGCATCCGCAGCGAGTCCGAGCGCGAGCTGGCGGCGCTCACCAACCGCCGCGACTCGATCAACGCGCAGCTGACCAACGTCCGCGAGATGCTGGCGACGCTCACCGGTGCGGCCGTCGCGGCGGCCAACCCGATCGTGGACGACGAGCCCGTGACCCGCGGCGTGCCGGCTCAGCAGAGCCGCTGA
- a CDS encoding ABC transporter ATP-binding protein, whose product MIELEGLTKRFGTTTAVDHLSCQIRPGAVTGFLGPNGAGKSTTMRMMLDLDTPTSGTVRVYGKHYRDLPEPLKHVGALLDAKAMHGGRNAYNNLLCLAQSNRIPRQRVDEVLDLVGLTAVAKKKPKGFSLGMSQRLGIASALLGDPEILMFDEPVNGLDPEGILWIRNLMKGLAAEGRTIFVSSHLMSEMALTADHLVVIGQGKLLADLPMADFIRQNSRSYVRLRTPQQERLKDVLHEAGINAVSVPATGTLEIDGASAEQLGELAAHHRIVLHELSPQRASLEEAFMRMTADSVEYHAHAPGTAADAPARPADVPAWGAGFRATRKAGE is encoded by the coding sequence ATGATCGAGCTTGAGGGCCTCACGAAACGATTCGGTACGACGACCGCCGTCGACCACCTCAGCTGCCAGATCCGACCGGGGGCGGTGACCGGTTTCCTCGGCCCCAACGGCGCGGGCAAGTCCACGACCATGCGCATGATGCTCGACCTCGACACCCCGACCAGCGGCACGGTCCGGGTCTACGGGAAGCACTACCGCGACCTGCCGGAACCGCTGAAGCACGTCGGGGCGCTACTCGACGCGAAGGCCATGCACGGTGGCCGAAATGCATACAACAACCTTCTCTGCCTGGCCCAATCGAACCGCATCCCGCGACAACGGGTCGATGAAGTGCTGGATCTGGTCGGCCTGACGGCCGTGGCGAAGAAGAAGCCCAAAGGTTTTTCGCTCGGAATGAGCCAACGGCTTGGAATCGCCTCCGCATTGCTGGGTGACCCGGAAATCCTGATGTTCGACGAACCGGTCAACGGCCTGGACCCCGAGGGAATTCTCTGGATCCGCAATCTGATGAAGGGCCTGGCGGCGGAGGGGAGGACGATCTTCGTCTCCTCCCACCTGATGAGCGAAATGGCGCTGACCGCAGACCATTTGGTCGTCATCGGACAGGGAAAGCTGCTGGCAGACCTACCGATGGCCGATTTCATCCGGCAGAACTCGCGCAGCTACGTCCGGCTGCGCACGCCGCAGCAGGAGCGGCTGAAGGACGTCCTGCACGAGGCCGGGATCAACGCCGTCAGCGTTCCCGCCACCGGCACCCTGGAGATCGACGGCGCGAGTGCGGAGCAGCTCGGCGAGCTGGCCGCCCACCACCGGATCGTGCTCCACGAGCTCAGCCCGCAGCGGGCTTCGCTGGAGGAAGCGTTCATGCGCATGACGGCGGACTCCGTCGAGTACCACGCCCACGCACCGGGCACGGCTGCCGACGCCCCGGCCCGGCCGGCCGACGTCCCCGCCTGGGGCGCCGGCTTCCGGGCGACGCGCAAGGCCGGTGAGTGA
- a CDS encoding ABC transporter permease: MAFTAVLASEWTKIRTVASTSWTLALVFLVTVGFAALFSATFDPKTLDATQRAAFDPTSTSLSSMELGQLAMIVFGVLVVSTEYSTGMIRTSLAAVPRRERFLLGKMAVATALALAVGLLTSFTSFFLTQALLGDLRIGIGEEGVLRAVTGAGLYLALLALFCMGVATMLRSSVAAISVLVPFFLIVSNLLVGFEATRTVGQYLPGNAGERIMQVVPNALGTFETPYGPWGGFGIMLLWTLAAVLGGYAVLRKRDA; encoded by the coding sequence ATGGCCTTCACCGCCGTCCTGGCGTCCGAGTGGACCAAGATCCGCACGGTCGCCTCCACCAGCTGGACCCTCGCCCTCGTCTTCCTCGTCACCGTCGGGTTCGCCGCGCTGTTCAGCGCCACGTTCGACCCGAAGACGCTGGACGCGACCCAACGGGCCGCCTTCGACCCCACCTCGACGAGCCTCAGTTCGATGGAGCTCGGACAGCTCGCCATGATCGTCTTCGGCGTGCTGGTCGTGAGCACCGAGTACAGCACGGGCATGATCCGCACCTCACTGGCCGCCGTACCCCGCCGGGAGCGCTTCCTGCTCGGCAAGATGGCGGTCGCGACGGCGCTGGCCCTGGCCGTGGGGCTGCTGACCAGCTTCACGTCGTTCTTCCTCACCCAGGCGCTCCTCGGTGACCTCCGCATCGGGATCGGCGAGGAGGGCGTGCTGCGCGCCGTGACCGGCGCCGGACTGTACCTGGCGCTGCTGGCCCTCTTCTGCATGGGCGTGGCGACCATGCTGCGCAGCTCGGTCGCCGCCATCAGCGTCCTGGTCCCGTTCTTCCTGATCGTCTCGAACCTCCTCGTGGGTTTCGAGGCGACGCGTACGGTCGGCCAGTACCTGCCGGGCAACGCCGGGGAGAGGATCATGCAGGTCGTGCCGAACGCGCTGGGCACCTTCGAGACCCCCTACGGCCCCTGGGGCGGCTTCGGGATCATGCTCCTCTGGACGCTGGCCGCGGTACTCGGGGGCTACGCCGTCCTCCGCAAGAGGGACGCCTGA
- a CDS encoding ABC transporter ATP-binding protein, with amino-acid sequence MIEAVGLTKRFGAKTAVDQLSFQVKPGHVTGFLGPNGSGKSTTMRMIVGLDRPTSGHVTINGRPFRELPNAQRHVGALLDAKAVHGGRRARTHLLSIAQLSGIPEKRVDEVLAVVGLQDAARQRTKGFSLGMGQRLGIATALLGDPQVLLFDEPVNGLDPEGILWVRNLMRRLASEGRTVLVSSHLMSEMALTADHLIVIGRGRLLADMGTQEFIAHNSAGFARVRTADTDPDGRDALGTALAKAGGRVLQEPDGALRVTGLELPRISDLAHETGVRLWELSPHRASLEEAYMRMTQSTVEYTSTDDPRAELWEPEPPSVPAWEEEAEAAAAPDVPQTGFFAPPPPGAGGQPFLMPSEPGELASTARDTTPHTPEDTR; translated from the coding sequence ATGATCGAGGCAGTCGGCCTGACCAAGCGCTTCGGCGCCAAGACCGCCGTCGACCAGCTGTCCTTCCAGGTCAAGCCGGGGCACGTCACCGGATTCCTGGGGCCCAACGGCTCCGGGAAGTCCACCACCATGCGCATGATCGTCGGCCTGGACCGGCCCACGTCCGGTCATGTCACGATCAACGGCCGGCCCTTCCGGGAGCTGCCGAACGCCCAGCGACACGTCGGGGCCCTGCTCGACGCCAAGGCCGTGCACGGCGGTCGCCGGGCCCGAACCCACCTGCTGTCCATCGCCCAGCTCTCCGGGATCCCGGAGAAGCGGGTGGACGAGGTGCTGGCCGTGGTCGGCCTCCAGGACGCCGCCCGGCAGCGCACGAAGGGCTTCTCGCTCGGCATGGGCCAGCGGCTCGGCATCGCCACCGCCCTGCTCGGCGACCCGCAGGTGCTGCTGTTCGACGAGCCGGTCAACGGGCTCGACCCCGAGGGCATCCTCTGGGTCCGCAACCTCATGCGCCGCCTCGCCTCCGAGGGCCGCACCGTCCTGGTCTCCTCCCACCTGATGAGCGAGATGGCGCTGACCGCCGACCACCTGATCGTGATCGGTCGAGGGCGGCTGCTGGCCGACATGGGTACGCAGGAGTTCATCGCGCACAACTCGGCCGGATTCGCTCGGGTGCGCACGGCCGACACTGATCCTGATGGCCGGGACGCGCTGGGTACGGCCCTGGCCAAGGCGGGCGGCCGGGTCCTCCAGGAGCCCGACGGAGCACTGCGCGTGACCGGCCTGGAGCTACCGCGCATCTCCGACCTCGCGCACGAGACCGGCGTACGACTGTGGGAGCTGTCGCCGCACCGGGCCTCGCTGGAGGAGGCGTACATGCGGATGACCCAGTCCACCGTCGAGTACACCTCCACCGACGACCCGCGTGCCGAGCTGTGGGAACCCGAGCCGCCCTCCGTCCCGGCCTGGGAGGAGGAGGCGGAGGCGGCGGCGGCCCCCGACGTCCCGCAGACCGGCTTCTTCGCGCCCCCGCCGCCCGGGGCGGGCGGGCAGCCCTTCCTGATGCCCAGCGAGCCGGGCGAGCTGGCGAGCACCGCCAGGGACACCACCCCGCACACCCCCGAGGACACCCGATGA
- a CDS encoding ABC transporter permease gives MTPTTPTAEQPGSYSSPLATPRPHLGHAMASEWTKLVSLRSTLWTLGSLVLTVVGVGLTVVAQTADGDYTDINFTTPALFGLLVGQLAVIVLGVLTISSEHGTGLVRTTFTAAPDRFRVLTAKYLVFSMVAFATTALSVFVVGITAAVVRGGTASGPHAAGEWFGALLGCGYVTLLGVLALAIGSLVRHSAGGIAVMLGLVTLPPVIGAMLSVWEAVAPAGRMILQHNVPVALMTLFGLPGGGDLGPDPSSLSHVTLIVLVTGSAVAASYVFVGRRDV, from the coding sequence ATGACCCCGACGACCCCGACGGCGGAGCAGCCCGGGAGCTACAGCTCTCCCCTCGCCACGCCGCGGCCGCACCTGGGGCACGCCATGGCCTCGGAGTGGACCAAGCTGGTCTCGCTCCGCTCCACCCTGTGGACGCTGGGCTCGCTCGTGCTGACCGTGGTCGGCGTCGGCCTGACGGTCGTCGCGCAGACCGCGGACGGGGACTACACGGACATCAACTTCACCACGCCCGCCCTCTTCGGCCTGCTGGTCGGTCAGCTCGCGGTGATCGTCCTCGGGGTGCTGACCATCAGCTCGGAGCACGGCACCGGGCTGGTGCGGACCACGTTCACGGCGGCCCCGGACCGCTTCCGGGTGCTCACCGCGAAGTACCTCGTCTTCAGCATGGTGGCCTTCGCCACCACCGCGTTGTCGGTCTTCGTGGTCGGGATCACCGCGGCGGTCGTGCGCGGCGGCACCGCCTCCGGCCCGCACGCGGCCGGCGAGTGGTTCGGGGCGCTGCTCGGCTGTGGCTACGTCACCCTGCTCGGCGTGCTCGCGCTCGCCATCGGCTCGCTCGTGCGGCACTCCGCCGGGGGGATCGCCGTCATGCTGGGCCTGGTCACCCTGCCGCCGGTGATAGGGGCCATGCTCTCCGTCTGGGAGGCCGTCGCGCCCGCCGGCCGGATGATCCTGCAGCACAACGTGCCGGTGGCGCTGATGACGCTGTTCGGCCTGCCAGGGGGCGGCGACCTGGGCCCGGATCCGAGCAGCCTCTCGCACGTGACGCTCATCGTGCTGGTCACCGGCAGCGCGGTGGCCGCCTCGTACGTGTTCGTCGGCCGCCGGGACGTCTAG
- a CDS encoding ATP/GTP-binding protein, whose amino-acid sequence MSPRNNRPRGGETPDERPSTGLDRYGLERTEEYQGEDWKVRHVAGASAVGKRYRCPGCDQEIPSGTPHLVAWPEYGGVDDRRHWHKACWNAKDRRTSKVQRSRNAPRY is encoded by the coding sequence GTGTCACCGCGCAACAACCGCCCCAGGGGCGGCGAGACCCCGGACGAACGCCCGAGCACCGGCCTCGACCGCTACGGGCTGGAGCGCACGGAGGAGTACCAGGGCGAGGACTGGAAGGTCCGGCACGTGGCCGGCGCGAGCGCGGTGGGCAAGCGCTACCGCTGCCCCGGCTGCGACCAGGAGATCCCCTCCGGCACCCCGCACCTGGTGGCCTGGCCCGAATACGGCGGCGTGGACGACCGCCGGCACTGGCACAAGGCCTGCTGGAACGCGAAGGACCGCCGCACCTCGAAGGTGCAGCGGTCCCGCAACGCGCCGCGGTACTGA
- a CDS encoding LLM class flavin-dependent oxidoreductase, producing the protein MRVGAFVLAAQFPGQGQGEALHRAVRTADVAEEAGLDSVWLAEHHFVPYGVCPSAVTLAALLLGRTRRLRVATAVSVLPSTHPVALGEQAALLHMTSGGRFTLGVGRGGPWIDLEVFGGGLDSYENGFPEALDLLRRWLTEARVGAAGERYGFREVAVVPRPSEALDGDAAGPEVIVACTSPASVRMAAERGLPMLLGMHCGDDTKAEMIALWRSTALAAGHSHEQVVDAGHVSAGVCQIADRTADARETLLKAMPGWLKQGLDAHVTVDGRARAMRDPVAYTELLCDLHPVGTPQVAADRLAATSARTGITRFAFLTEGSGDLAATEENVRRLGVEVLPRLG; encoded by the coding sequence ATGCGCGTAGGAGCGTTTGTACTGGCGGCCCAGTTCCCGGGCCAGGGACAGGGAGAGGCACTGCACCGGGCGGTGCGGACCGCCGACGTGGCAGAGGAGGCCGGGCTCGACTCGGTCTGGCTCGCCGAGCACCACTTCGTCCCCTACGGGGTCTGTCCCTCGGCGGTGACCCTGGCGGCCCTGCTGCTGGGTCGGACCCGGCGGCTGCGGGTGGCCACGGCGGTGAGCGTGCTGCCGAGCACGCACCCGGTGGCGCTCGGGGAGCAGGCGGCCCTGCTGCACATGACCTCGGGCGGCCGGTTCACCCTCGGGGTGGGCCGCGGCGGGCCCTGGATCGACCTGGAGGTGTTCGGGGGCGGCCTGGACAGTTACGAGAACGGCTTCCCGGAGGCCCTGGACCTGCTGCGGCGCTGGCTGACGGAGGCGCGGGTGGGCGCCGCCGGCGAGCGGTACGGGTTCCGCGAGGTGGCCGTCGTGCCCCGCCCCTCGGAGGCCCTGGACGGGGACGCGGCGGGGCCCGAGGTCATCGTGGCCTGCACCTCGCCGGCGTCGGTGCGGATGGCCGCGGAGCGCGGGCTGCCGATGCTCCTCGGGATGCACTGCGGGGACGACACGAAGGCCGAGATGATCGCGCTGTGGCGCAGCACGGCGCTGGCGGCGGGCCACTCGCACGAGCAGGTGGTGGACGCCGGGCACGTCTCCGCCGGGGTGTGCCAGATCGCGGACCGTACGGCGGACGCGCGCGAGACCCTGCTGAAGGCGATGCCGGGCTGGCTCAAGCAGGGCCTCGACGCGCATGTGACGGTGGACGGTCGGGCGCGCGCGATGCGGGATCCGGTCGCCTACACGGAACTGTTGTGCGACCTGCACCCGGTGGGCACCCCGCAGGTGGCGGCGGACCGACTGGCGGCCACGTCGGCACGGACGGGCATCACGCGCTTCGCCTTCCTGACGGAGGGCTCGGGCGATCTTGCCGCGACGGAGGAGAACGTACGCCGGCTCGGCGTCGAGGTCCTTCCCCGCCTCGGCTGA